Proteins encoded in a region of the Pseudomonas denitrificans (nom. rej.) genome:
- a CDS encoding DUF4256 domain-containing protein produces the protein MNAKQHDTLLATLQARFDQHPERHQGIDWADVQARLKNAPAKLKALEQMEATGGEPDVVGRESASGAILFFDCSAETPTGRRSLCYDREALDARKKDKPAGCATELAAQIGIELLDEAQYRQLQELGSFDQKTSSWLRTPGSMRKLDGALFGDRRYERVFTYHNGVQSYYAARGFRGVLKV, from the coding sequence ATGAATGCGAAACAGCACGACACCCTGCTGGCAACACTGCAGGCCCGCTTCGACCAGCACCCCGAACGCCACCAGGGCATCGACTGGGCGGACGTCCAGGCGCGCCTGAAGAATGCCCCGGCCAAGCTCAAGGCGCTGGAGCAGATGGAAGCCACCGGTGGCGAGCCTGACGTGGTCGGCCGCGAGAGCGCCAGCGGCGCCATCCTGTTCTTCGACTGCTCCGCCGAGACCCCGACCGGGCGCCGCAGCCTCTGCTACGACCGCGAGGCGCTGGACGCCCGCAAGAAGGACAAGCCCGCCGGCTGCGCCACCGAGCTGGCCGCACAGATCGGCATCGAGCTGCTCGACGAGGCGCAGTACCGCCAGTTGCAGGAGCTGGGCAGCTTCGACCAGAAGACTTCCAGCTGGCTGCGTACCCCCGGCTCCATGCGCAAGCTGGACGGCGCGCTGTTCGGAGACCGCCGCTACGAGCGGGTCTTCACCTACCACAACGGCGTGCAGTCGTATTACGCGGCGCGGGGCTTTCGCGGCGTGCTGAAAGTCTGA
- the nfuA gene encoding Fe-S biogenesis protein NfuA, whose translation MSAITITEAAQDYLAELLSKQDTPGIGIRIFITQPGTQYAETCIAYCKPGEQKPEDTPVGLKAFTAYIDAISEPFLDDAVVDYATDRMGGQLTIKAPNAKVPMVNEDSPITERINYYLQTEINPGLASHGGQVSLVDVVEDNIAVLRFGGGCQGCGAVEMTLKDGVEKTLIERIPELKGVRDVTDHSNRENAYY comes from the coding sequence ATGAGCGCTATCACCATCACCGAAGCCGCACAGGATTACCTGGCCGAGCTGCTGTCCAAGCAGGACACTCCCGGCATCGGCATTCGCATCTTCATCACCCAGCCGGGCACCCAGTACGCCGAAACCTGCATCGCCTATTGCAAGCCGGGCGAGCAGAAGCCGGAAGACACCCCGGTCGGCCTGAAAGCCTTCACCGCCTACATCGACGCCATCAGCGAGCCGTTCCTGGACGACGCCGTGGTCGATTACGCCACCGACCGCATGGGCGGCCAGCTGACCATCAAGGCGCCCAACGCCAAGGTACCGATGGTCAATGAAGACAGTCCGATCACCGAGCGCATCAACTACTACCTGCAGACCGAGATCAACCCAGGGCTTGCCAGCCACGGCGGCCAGGTGAGCCTGGTGGACGTGGTCGAGGACAACATCGCCGTGCTGCGTTTCGGCGGCGGTTGCCAGGGCTGCGGCGCGGTCGAGATGACCTTGAAGGATGGCGTCGAGAAGACCCTGATCGAGCGTATCCCGGAGCTGAAAGGCGTGCGTGACGTCACCGACCACAGCAACCGCGAGAACGCCTACTACTGA
- a CDS encoding efflux RND transporter periplasmic adaptor subunit: protein MKTPACLLLASLLVGCGPTPSVPADSVRPVKLYSVPAAAAEGVRQFPGQLVASDEVDLSFRLAGHLKTLAVKTGQRVERGQLIAELDDADLRLRLRDREATFNLARAQYQRVATLNERQLVARAELDQRKAQLDSAEAALKLARQELGYARLTAPFEGVIAQLPVQNHQMLQPKQPVAILQSADTYDVQFQLPESLLERVDGASLRTDYQPIVRLARVPGRDFLAQYKEHSTRPDPATLSYTVTLTLQRPKDVTLLPGMSTTVEVDFAQLGRDAQTSLRVPVEAVFSADDGAPGQSQVWVVKGTGDALHVERRAVQLGQPGAEGIQILSGLEPGEHIVAAGTAELREGQRVRPWQRERGL from the coding sequence GTGAAAACCCCCGCCTGCCTTCTGCTCGCCAGCCTGCTCGTCGGTTGCGGCCCGACGCCTTCGGTGCCGGCCGACAGCGTGCGCCCGGTGAAGCTCTACAGCGTGCCCGCCGCGGCTGCCGAAGGTGTGCGTCAGTTCCCCGGCCAACTGGTGGCCTCGGATGAAGTCGACCTGTCCTTCCGCCTCGCCGGGCATCTCAAGACCCTGGCGGTGAAGACCGGCCAGCGCGTGGAGCGCGGCCAGCTGATCGCCGAGCTGGATGATGCCGACCTGCGCCTGCGCCTGCGTGACCGCGAAGCCACTTTCAACCTGGCCCGCGCCCAGTACCAGCGCGTCGCCACGCTCAACGAGCGGCAACTGGTGGCCCGCGCCGAGCTGGACCAGCGCAAGGCCCAGCTGGACTCCGCCGAGGCCGCGCTGAAGCTGGCCCGCCAGGAGCTCGGCTATGCGCGCCTGACCGCGCCGTTCGAGGGCGTCATCGCCCAGCTGCCGGTGCAGAACCACCAGATGCTGCAACCCAAGCAGCCGGTGGCGATCCTGCAGTCCGCCGATACCTATGACGTGCAGTTCCAGCTGCCGGAAAGCCTGCTGGAACGCGTCGACGGCGCCAGCCTGCGCACTGACTACCAGCCCATCGTGCGCCTGGCCCGCGTGCCCGGGCGCGACTTCCTGGCGCAGTACAAGGAACACAGCACCCGCCCCGATCCGGCGACCCTGAGCTACACCGTCACCCTGACCCTGCAGCGGCCGAAGGACGTCACCCTGCTGCCGGGGATGAGCACCACCGTCGAGGTGGACTTCGCCCAGCTCGGCCGCGACGCCCAGACCAGCCTGCGCGTCCCGGTGGAAGCAGTGTTCAGTGCTGACGACGGCGCGCCGGGCCAGAGCCAGGTGTGGGTGGTAAAAGGTACTGGCGATGCGCTGCACGTCGAGCGCCGCGCGGTGCAGCTCGGCCAGCCGGGCGCCGAGGGCATCCAGATCCTTTCCGGGCTCGAGCCGGGTGAGCATATAGTCGCCGCCGGCACTGCCGAGCTGCGCGAAGGCCAGCGCGTGCGCCCGTGGCAACGCGAACGGGGGCTGTGA
- a CDS encoding MFS transporter, whose translation MLLRTPAIRLLFTSQALYWSCSLIGITLTSLVGAQLAPLNSLATLPLAILVLGNLLAVQPLSLFMQRHGRRRGLLLGAACGVLGGLLCALGVWLADFLLFCLGALPIGAYQASAMYYRFAALEAVDETHKGRATAYVIGGGVLAALLAPSLALWSRNALPAPFVGSYLAIAALALVAIAVLSRLPEGAAPAPSTGGWKVMRELLSRPAVRAAMACTAAGHGLMILIMNATPLAMSFCGLPLERSVSVIQWHVLGMFLPAFVAGPLVDRLGGRRVAWVGMALLAVSAAVALSGQSVAQFLVSSLLLGMGWNLMLVAGTTLLAFGHTPQERGHAQGLMELGNGSLAALMSFSSGALITSVGWSAVNLLVWPVLLVALVMVWSGRRELAAAS comes from the coding sequence ATGCTGCTGCGCACCCCGGCAATCCGCCTGCTGTTCACCAGCCAGGCGCTGTACTGGTCCTGCTCGCTGATCGGTATCACCCTCACCTCGCTGGTGGGCGCCCAGCTCGCTCCACTCAACAGCCTGGCCACGCTGCCCCTGGCGATCCTGGTGCTGGGCAACCTGCTGGCGGTGCAGCCGCTGTCGCTGTTCATGCAGCGCCACGGGCGCCGGCGCGGTCTGTTGCTGGGCGCGGCCTGCGGCGTGCTCGGCGGCCTGCTCTGCGCGCTGGGTGTGTGGCTGGCGGATTTCCTGCTGTTCTGTCTCGGCGCGCTGCCCATCGGCGCGTACCAGGCGTCGGCGATGTACTACCGCTTTGCCGCACTGGAAGCGGTCGATGAAACCCACAAGGGCCGCGCCACGGCCTACGTGATCGGCGGCGGGGTGCTCGCGGCACTGCTGGCGCCGAGCCTCGCCCTGTGGTCGCGCAATGCCCTGCCTGCGCCTTTCGTGGGTTCCTACCTGGCGATTGCCGCGCTGGCGCTGGTCGCCATTGCCGTACTCAGCCGTCTGCCGGAGGGTGCGGCACCCGCGCCATCCACCGGCGGCTGGAAGGTGATGCGCGAGCTGCTGTCGCGCCCGGCGGTCCGCGCGGCCATGGCCTGCACCGCCGCCGGCCACGGGCTGATGATCCTGATCATGAACGCCACGCCGCTGGCGATGAGCTTCTGCGGGCTGCCGCTGGAGCGTTCGGTGAGCGTGATCCAGTGGCACGTGCTGGGGATGTTCCTGCCCGCCTTCGTCGCCGGTCCGCTGGTGGACAGACTGGGCGGGCGCCGGGTGGCCTGGGTCGGCATGGCGTTGCTGGCGGTGAGCGCGGCGGTGGCCCTGAGCGGGCAGTCGGTGGCGCAGTTCCTGGTCAGCTCGCTGCTGCTGGGCATGGGCTGGAACCTGATGCTGGTGGCAGGCACCACACTGCTTGCCTTTGGCCACACGCCCCAGGAGCGCGGCCATGCGCAGGGCCTGATGGAGCTGGGCAATGGCAGCCTGGCGGCGCTTATGTCCTTCAGCTCCGGCGCGCTGATCACCAGCGTCGGCTGGAGCGCGGTGAACCTGCTGGTGTGGCCGGTGCTGCTGGTGGCGCTGGTGATGGTCTGGTCGGGGCGCAGGGAATTGGCGGCCGCTTCGTAG
- a CDS encoding DUF1272 domain-containing protein produces the protein MLELRPGCECCDRDLPGDSADARICSFECTFCTDCAEQVLKGQCPNCGGELVPRPRRPLAKLAANPASTQRVLKPNGCQG, from the coding sequence ATGCTCGAACTCCGCCCCGGCTGCGAGTGCTGCGACCGCGACCTGCCCGGCGACAGCGCCGACGCCCGCATCTGCAGCTTCGAATGCACCTTCTGCACCGACTGCGCCGAGCAGGTGCTGAAAGGCCAATGCCCGAACTGCGGCGGTGAGCTGGTGCCGCGTCCACGCCGCCCGCTGGCGAAGCTGGCGGCCAATCCGGCCTCGACCCAGCGGGTGCTCAAGCCCAACGGCTGCCAGGGCTGA
- a CDS encoding efflux RND transporter permease subunit: MDISGYFIHNKVSSWIVILLLALGGLYAILEIGRLEDPAFTVKTAVVATRYAGASPQQVEEEVTYPLENAIQQLAYVDKLTSISSAGLSQITVNVKPQYRAGELPQIWDELRRKVNDLAPHLPPGASPPQVNDDFGDVYGILLSLSGDGYRYQELRDYADYLRRELVLVPGVSKVVVSGLQAEQVQVEVSREKMNAMGVPLQRLADLLNRQNVVSDAGSLRVGSESIRLHPTGEFADVGELERLLVSAPGSAQLIRLGDIATVKRGFTDTPSHLWRADGKPALALGVAFAPQVNVVKVGDAVHQCLDQLESERPAGMQLTPFYDQAVEVHGAVNGFLLSFVTALAIVVGTLLVFMGLRSGLVIAGVLTLNVLGSLLLMYLLGIELQRISLGALIISLCMLVDNAIVVVEGVLVGRLRGQGIDAAIRHIVRLTALPLLGATVIAVLAFAPIGLSADSTGEYCRSLFDVLLVSLLLSWVTAMTLAPLLARWAFAKMPVKADSAEPHAGWLYRAYRSLLEACLRQRALTLGVLAVALAASLLGFSQVRQNFFPPANTPMFFVDLWLPQGTAIEHTRDLAAEIDRHITALPGVERTVTSIGQGAPRFILTYGAERQHANYAQVLVRTENRAQIPGLIAGLQHYLDENYPQVQTGLKRLMFGPSNGSAIEVRLTGPDPQELRRLGAQVGDILAADPVATGVSHDWQARALLVRPQFNEARGRELGIDKRDLDSLLRMSFSGLTVGLYRDGTQQMPIVVRERDVDAGQINDLMLWSPVSQRYLPIEQVVGGFDSVWEDPLILREDRKRTLTVMADVAPQSGETSSQLLNRVRPQIEALTLPPGYELAWGGDVESSSDARNGVLGSLPMAFLAMFIITVLMFSSPRKALLIWLTVPLAMIGVTLGFLLTGIPFGFMALLGLLSLSGMLVRNGIVLLEEVDNLAESGQPPREALVNAACARLRPICLTALTTILGLAPLLLDAFFQSMSVVIMFGLGFATLLTLIVLPVLYASAYRLGGSKVATH; the protein is encoded by the coding sequence ATGGATATCAGCGGCTACTTCATCCACAACAAGGTCAGCAGCTGGATCGTCATTCTCCTGCTGGCCCTCGGCGGCCTCTACGCGATCCTCGAGATTGGCCGCCTGGAAGACCCGGCCTTCACCGTGAAGACCGCCGTGGTCGCCACCCGCTATGCCGGCGCCTCGCCGCAACAGGTCGAGGAAGAGGTCACCTACCCGCTGGAAAACGCCATCCAGCAGCTGGCCTACGTCGACAAGCTCACCTCGATTTCCAGCGCCGGGCTGTCGCAGATCACCGTCAACGTGAAGCCGCAGTATCGCGCCGGCGAGCTGCCGCAGATCTGGGACGAGCTGCGGCGCAAGGTCAACGACCTCGCCCCGCATCTGCCGCCGGGCGCTTCGCCGCCGCAGGTGAACGATGATTTCGGCGACGTCTACGGCATCCTCCTGTCGCTGTCCGGCGACGGCTATCGCTACCAGGAACTGCGCGACTACGCCGACTATCTGCGCCGGGAACTGGTGCTGGTGCCGGGCGTGAGCAAGGTGGTGGTTTCCGGGCTGCAGGCCGAGCAGGTCCAGGTGGAGGTCTCGCGGGAGAAGATGAACGCCATGGGCGTGCCGCTGCAGCGTCTGGCGGACCTGCTGAACCGGCAGAATGTGGTGTCCGACGCGGGCAGCCTGCGGGTCGGCAGCGAGAGCATCCGCCTGCACCCGACCGGCGAGTTCGCCGACGTCGGCGAGCTGGAGCGCCTGCTGGTCAGCGCGCCGGGCAGCGCCCAGTTGATCCGCCTGGGCGATATCGCCACGGTGAAGCGCGGCTTCACCGACACGCCCAGCCACCTCTGGCGCGCCGATGGCAAGCCGGCGCTGGCGCTGGGCGTCGCCTTCGCCCCGCAGGTGAACGTGGTGAAAGTCGGCGACGCCGTGCACCAGTGCCTCGACCAGCTGGAAAGCGAACGCCCGGCCGGCATGCAACTGACGCCCTTCTATGACCAGGCCGTGGAAGTGCATGGCGCGGTCAACGGCTTCCTGCTCAGCTTCGTCACCGCGTTGGCCATCGTCGTCGGTACGCTGCTGGTATTCATGGGCCTGCGCAGCGGGCTGGTGATCGCCGGGGTGCTGACGCTCAACGTGCTGGGCAGCCTGCTGCTGATGTACCTGCTGGGCATCGAGCTGCAGCGCATCAGCCTCGGCGCGCTGATCATTTCCCTGTGCATGCTGGTGGACAACGCCATCGTCGTGGTCGAGGGCGTGCTGGTCGGCCGCCTGCGCGGCCAGGGCATCGACGCCGCGATCCGCCACATCGTCCGCCTCACTGCCCTGCCCCTGCTCGGCGCCACGGTGATCGCGGTGCTGGCCTTCGCCCCCATCGGCCTGTCCGCGGACTCCACCGGCGAATACTGCCGCTCGCTGTTCGACGTGCTGCTGGTGTCGCTGCTGCTCAGCTGGGTCACCGCCATGACCCTGGCGCCGCTGCTCGCCCGCTGGGCCTTCGCCAAAATGCCGGTGAAGGCGGACAGCGCCGAGCCGCACGCCGGCTGGCTGTACCGTGCCTACCGCAGCCTGCTGGAAGCCTGCCTGCGCCAGCGCGCGCTGACCCTCGGCGTACTCGCCGTGGCGCTGGCCGCCTCGCTGCTGGGCTTCTCCCAGGTGCGGCAGAACTTCTTCCCACCGGCCAACACGCCAATGTTCTTCGTCGACCTGTGGCTGCCCCAGGGCACCGCCATCGAGCACACCCGCGACCTGGCCGCCGAGATCGACCGGCACATCACCGCCCTGCCGGGCGTGGAGCGCACGGTCACCAGCATCGGCCAGGGCGCGCCGCGCTTCATCCTCACCTACGGCGCCGAGCGCCAGCACGCCAACTACGCCCAGGTGCTGGTGCGCACCGAGAACCGCGCGCAGATTCCGGGGCTGATCGCAGGCCTCCAGCACTACCTCGACGAGAACTACCCGCAGGTACAGACGGGGCTGAAACGCCTGATGTTCGGCCCCTCCAACGGCAGCGCCATCGAAGTGCGCCTGACCGGCCCGGACCCGCAGGAGCTGCGCCGCCTCGGCGCGCAGGTGGGCGACATCCTCGCCGCCGACCCGGTGGCCACCGGCGTCAGCCACGACTGGCAGGCCCGTGCGCTGCTGGTCAGGCCGCAGTTCAACGAGGCCCGCGGCCGCGAGCTGGGCATCGACAAGCGCGACCTCGACAGCCTGCTGCGCATGAGCTTCAGCGGCCTGACCGTAGGCCTCTACCGCGACGGCACCCAGCAGATGCCGATCGTCGTGCGCGAACGCGACGTGGACGCCGGGCAGATCAACGACCTGATGCTGTGGAGCCCGGTGAGCCAGCGCTACCTGCCCATCGAGCAGGTGGTCGGCGGTTTCGACAGCGTCTGGGAGGACCCGCTGATCCTGCGCGAGGACCGCAAGCGCACGCTGACGGTGATGGCCGACGTCGCCCCGCAGAGCGGCGAGACCTCCTCGCAACTGCTGAATCGGGTGCGCCCGCAGATCGAGGCGCTGACCCTGCCGCCGGGCTACGAGCTGGCCTGGGGCGGCGACGTGGAAAGCTCCAGCGACGCCCGCAACGGCGTGCTCGGCAGCCTGCCCATGGCCTTCCTGGCGATGTTCATCATCACCGTGCTGATGTTCTCCTCGCCGCGCAAGGCGCTGCTGATCTGGCTGACCGTGCCGCTGGCGATGATCGGCGTGACCCTGGGCTTCCTGCTCACCGGCATCCCCTTCGGCTTCATGGCCCTGCTGGGGCTGCTGAGCCTGTCCGGCATGCTGGTGCGCAACGGCATCGTATTGCTGGAGGAAGTCGACAACCTTGCCGAAAGCGGCCAGCCGCCCCGCGAGGCACTGGTGAACGCTGCCTGCGCGAGGCTGCGGCCGATCTGCCTGACCGCGCTGACCACCATCCTCGGCCTGGCGCCGCTGCTGCTGGACGCCTTCTTCCAGAGCATGTCGGTGGTGATCATGTTCGGCCTGGGTTTCGCCACGCTGCTGACGTTGATCGTGCTGCCGGTGCTGTACGCCAGCGCCTACCGCCTCGGCGGTTCGAAGGTGGCTACCCACTGA
- a CDS encoding fatty acid cis/trans isomerase, with the protein MSLRARFTLLIASLAFSAQALAGGLSYTRDIQPIFTEKCVACHACYDSPCQLNLTAAEGAQRGANKLPVYDGGRSKAQDPTRLFLDAQGADAWRRKDFWSVLDGRGSQAALMARMIDLGHEHPLVPNAKIPDGLDLSINRTNQCPTPDSIDDFAAKNPRSGMPFAVTGLSDKQLSTIKTWLAQGAPVDEKAWQPGAGEAAQIADWEAFLNQPGARQSLVQRWIYEHLFLAHLYFTERGEPGHFFQLVRSRTPSGQPIDPIATRRPNDDPGNTFYYRLWPIQGVIVHKTHITYPLNEARLKRNQELFYGSDWNTDKVPGYGLQHRANPFVTFEAIPARARYQFMLDNAEYFVRTFIRGPVCRGQIATDVIRDNFWALFQDPDHDLYVTDPKFQHQASPLLALPGQIDDVGAMLSQWRSYRDKRNQYEELRQDVYDDAPTPTWADIWAGNDNAVLSIFRQYDSASVRKGLIGGVPQTIWWLDYPLLERTYYGLVVNFDVFGNVAHQAQTRLYFDLIRNGAEQNFLRLMPVGARKKLLDDWYQNSGKIKMWADYYSNDSDQPTGLFLPEKGAKLAFAKQLLKNYVALNARPDPINLCENGACYRNTVAAPLQDAEQAFSRLVSRPAAGLPVIDQFPEATILRVELPDGEREIYTVLRNRAHSNVAFIAGESLRYQPGLDTLTIYPGVLSSYPNFMFNLKAAEVSDFVAALEQVKSAADFEKVADRWGIRRSHPQFWFYFHDLDAYLRETEPVEAGVLDMNRYENL; encoded by the coding sequence ATGTCCCTGCGAGCCCGTTTCACGTTGCTCATCGCATCCCTGGCGTTTTCGGCGCAGGCCCTGGCGGGAGGGCTGTCCTACACCAGGGACATCCAGCCGATCTTCACCGAGAAGTGCGTGGCCTGCCACGCCTGCTACGACTCGCCGTGCCAGCTCAACCTGACGGCCGCCGAAGGCGCGCAGCGCGGGGCGAACAAGCTGCCGGTCTACGACGGTGGGCGCAGCAAGGCGCAGGACCCGACGCGGCTGTTCCTCGACGCCCAGGGCGCGGATGCCTGGCGGCGCAAGGACTTCTGGTCGGTGCTCGACGGCCGCGGCAGCCAGGCGGCGCTGATGGCACGGATGATCGACCTTGGACATGAGCATCCGCTGGTGCCCAACGCGAAGATTCCCGACGGGCTGGACCTGTCGATCAACCGCACCAACCAGTGCCCGACACCCGATTCCATCGACGACTTCGCTGCCAAAAATCCTCGCAGCGGCATGCCGTTCGCCGTCACCGGCCTGAGCGACAAGCAGCTGTCGACCATCAAGACCTGGCTGGCCCAGGGTGCGCCGGTGGACGAAAAGGCCTGGCAGCCGGGCGCCGGCGAGGCCGCGCAGATCGCCGACTGGGAAGCCTTCCTCAACCAGCCCGGCGCGCGCCAGAGCCTGGTGCAGCGCTGGATCTACGAGCACCTGTTCCTTGCCCACCTGTACTTCACCGAGCGCGGCGAGCCGGGGCATTTCTTCCAGCTGGTGCGTTCGCGCACGCCCAGCGGCCAGCCCATCGACCCCATCGCCACGCGCCGGCCCAACGACGATCCGGGCAATACCTTCTACTACCGCCTGTGGCCCATCCAGGGCGTGATCGTACACAAGACGCACATCACCTATCCGCTCAACGAGGCACGCCTCAAGCGCAACCAGGAGCTGTTCTACGGCAGCGACTGGAACACCGACAAGGTACCGGGCTACGGCCTGCAGCACCGCGCCAATCCTTTCGTGACCTTCGAGGCGATCCCGGCGCGGGCGCGCTACCAGTTCATGCTCGACAATGCCGAGTACTTTGTCCGCACCTTCATTCGCGGTCCGGTGTGCCGCGGGCAGATCGCCACCGATGTGATCCGCGACAATTTCTGGGCGCTGTTCCAGGACCCGGATCACGACCTTTATGTCACCGACCCGAAATTCCAGCACCAGGCCTCGCCGCTGCTGGCGCTGCCGGGGCAGATCGATGACGTGGGGGCCATGCTGTCGCAGTGGCGTTCCTACCGCGACAAGCGCAACCAGTACGAAGAGCTGCGCCAGGACGTCTACGACGATGCGCCGACGCCGACCTGGGCCGATATCTGGGCCGGCAACGACAATGCCGTGCTGAGCATCTTCCGCCAGTACGACAGCGCTTCGGTGCGCAAGGGCTTGATCGGCGGCGTGCCGCAGACCATCTGGTGGCTCGACTACCCGCTGCTGGAGCGCACCTACTACGGGCTGGTGGTGAATTTCGACGTGTTCGGCAACGTCGCCCACCAGGCGCAGACGCGGTTGTACTTCGACCTGATCCGCAACGGCGCCGAACAGAACTTCCTGCGGCTGATGCCCGTCGGCGCACGCAAGAAGCTGCTCGACGACTGGTACCAGAACAGCGGGAAAATCAAGATGTGGGCTGACTACTACAGCAATGACAGTGACCAGCCGACCGGCCTGTTCCTGCCGGAGAAAGGCGCCAAGCTGGCCTTCGCCAAGCAGTTGCTGAAGAACTACGTGGCGCTCAATGCGCGGCCCGACCCGATCAACCTGTGTGAGAACGGTGCCTGCTACCGCAACACCGTGGCGGCGCCGCTGCAGGACGCCGAGCAGGCCTTCAGCCGGCTGGTCAGCCGTCCGGCCGCCGGGTTGCCGGTGATCGACCAGTTCCCCGAGGCGACCATCCTGCGTGTGGAACTGCCCGACGGCGAGCGCGAGATCTACACCGTGCTGCGCAACCGCGCGCACAGCAACGTCGCTTTCATTGCGGGCGAATCCCTGCGCTACCAGCCGGGGCTGGACACCCTGACCATCTACCCCGGCGTGCTGTCGAGCTACCCGAACTTCATGTTCAACCTGAAGGCCGCCGAGGTGAGCGATTTCGTCGCCGCGCTGGAGCAGGTGAAGAGCGCGGCGGACTTCGAGAAGGTCGCCGACCGCTGGGGCATTCGCCGCAGCCACCCGCAGTTCTGGTTCTACTTCCATGATCTGGACGCTTACCTGCGCGAAACCGAGCCGGTGGAAGCGGGCGTGCTGGACATGAACCGCTACGAGAACCTCTGA
- a CDS encoding GlxA family transcriptional regulator: MESPRRIACLLYPEVMSLDITGPLQVFASANVERQRQGLAPLYELLVLGEQAGPVATSAGIRICADQAWREVDPSSLDTLLVPGGLGVPAQCGNSELLHWLAAAEPQVRRLGSVCSGALILAAAGVLNGRPATTHWADVDELCAGFPEVLVQGDRLHTYDPQRRDGDDHVFTSAGVTAGIDLALALVEADLGRALALAVARRLVMFLKRPGGQAQFSHWLTPEPTRTPRLAALLEWIPAHLGTDLSLEALAEQACMSPRTLSRVFINELGMGPGRYVERVRLEAARALLQDAQASISTVSRLCGFGHPENLRRTFHKHLAISPQEYAERFGQLH; the protein is encoded by the coding sequence ATGGAATCGCCACGCCGTATCGCCTGCCTGCTCTACCCCGAGGTCATGAGCCTGGACATCACCGGGCCGCTGCAGGTGTTCGCCTCCGCGAACGTCGAGCGCCAGCGCCAGGGCCTGGCGCCGCTCTACGAGCTGCTGGTGCTGGGCGAACAGGCCGGGCCGGTGGCGACCTCGGCTGGCATCCGCATCTGCGCCGACCAGGCGTGGCGCGAAGTCGATCCCTCGAGCCTGGATACCCTGCTGGTGCCCGGCGGGCTGGGCGTACCGGCACAATGCGGGAACAGCGAGCTGCTGCACTGGCTGGCAGCCGCCGAACCCCAGGTGCGCCGCCTCGGCTCGGTGTGCTCCGGTGCGCTGATCCTCGCCGCCGCCGGCGTGCTCAATGGCCGCCCGGCCACCACCCACTGGGCGGATGTCGACGAACTGTGCGCCGGCTTCCCCGAAGTCCTGGTCCAGGGCGACCGCCTGCACACCTACGACCCGCAGCGCCGCGACGGCGACGATCACGTGTTCACCTCAGCGGGCGTCACCGCCGGTATCGACCTTGCCCTCGCGCTGGTGGAGGCCGACCTCGGTCGCGCGCTGGCCCTGGCGGTCGCACGGCGACTGGTGATGTTTCTCAAGCGCCCCGGCGGACAGGCGCAGTTCAGCCACTGGCTGACCCCGGAGCCGACCCGCACGCCAAGGCTGGCCGCGCTGCTGGAGTGGATTCCAGCGCATCTGGGCACCGACCTGTCGCTGGAAGCCCTGGCCGAGCAGGCCTGCATGAGCCCGCGCACGCTCTCGCGGGTATTCATCAACGAACTGGGCATGGGGCCCGGCCGCTACGTCGAACGGGTGCGCCTGGAAGCGGCTCGGGCGCTGCTGCAGGACGCCCAGGCGTCGATCAGCACGGTGTCGCGGCTGTGCGGTTTCGGTCATCCGGAAAACCTGCGCCGCACCTTCCACAAGCACCTGGCGATCAGCCCGCAGGAATACGCCGAGCGCTTCGGCCAGTTGCACTGA